Proteins encoded by one window of Cheilinus undulatus linkage group 13, ASM1832078v1, whole genome shotgun sequence:
- the ppp1r7 gene encoding protein phosphatase 1 regulatory subunit 7 codes for MASRSVGELQEMEVDRRGESEESGDDETRRRSINGDVDPNQPSSTSKEESPVDMDTITLDPEEEDVDLVHCRIGKIEGLEVLQKAKTLSLRQNLIKKIENLESLSSLRELDLYDNQIRKLENLENLTELEQLDVSFNILRKIEGLEQLTQLKKIFLLHNKISSIANLEHFTCLEMLELGSNRIRVIENLDSLSSLQSLFLGTNKITKLQNLEGLHNLTVLSIQSNRITKIEGLQNLVNLRELYLSHNGIEVIEGLENNKKLTTLDIAANRVKKIENISHLTDLQEFWMNDNQIDNWSDLDELKNAKSLETVYLERNPLQKDPQYRRKIMLALPTVRQIDATFIRF; via the exons ATGGCTTCCCGGTCAGTTGGAGAGCTCCAAGAAATGGAAG TGGACAGAAGGGGTGAGTCTGAGGAGTCTGGTGATGATGAGACCAGAAGAAGGAGTATCAATGGCGATGTTGACCCCAATCAGCCCTCTTCCACaa GTAAAGAAGAGTCTCCTGTTGACATGGACACCATAACCTTGGACCCAGAGGAAGAG GATGTTGATCTCGTTCATTGTCGTATTGGTAAAATTGAAGGACTGGAGGTGCTACAGAAGGCTAAA ACACTGTCCTTACGGCAGAATCTCATCAAAAAGATAGAAAATCTTGAAAGTTTGAGCTCCCTTCGGGAACTAGATCTCTATGACAATCAGATCCGCAAACTTGAGAACCTTGAAAACCTCACAGAATTGGA GCAACTCGACGTgtcttttaacattttgaggAAAATCGAGGGTTTGGAGCAGTTGACTCAGTTGAAGAAAATTTTTCTGCTTCACAACAAAATAAGCAGCATTGCCAACCTGGAACACTTCACGTGCCTGGAAATGCTGGAGCTGGGCTCCAATCGCATTAGG GTCATAGAGAATCTGGATTCACTCTCTTCTTTGCAAAGTTTGTTTCTTGGAACCAATAAAATAACAAAGCTCCAGAATCTGGAGGGCTTACACAATCTGACAGTTTTAAGCATTCAG AGTAACCGGATTACTAAAATTGAGGGTCTACAGAACCTTGTTAACCTAAGAGAGCTCTATCTGAGCCACAATGGCATTGAGGTCATTGAGGGATTGGAAAACAAT AAAAAGCTTACAACTCTGGACATTGCAGCCAATCGAGTaaagaaaattgaaaatatcAGCCACCTGACAGACCTACAGGAGTTCTGG ATGAACGATAATCAGATAGATAACTGGTCGGACCTTGATGAGTTGAAGAATGCTAAGTCCCTGGAGACGGTCTACCTTGAAAGAAACCCTCTACAGAAGGATCCACAGTACCGGCGAAAGATCATGCTGGCGCTGCCCACTGTTCGCCAGATCGACGCTACCTTCATTCGCTTCTGA
- the LOC121519654 gene encoding uncharacterized protein LOC121519654 — translation MHFLGILLLMLGDITLGVSLPVDTVIVQVQQRGVVGSHQVMEQVLLNGVSLTGTSQEVGRIIRTISAGALFPAFVNNNQTSVLRNHTLLRSRECILEGSQLHWTDRVFCDGALCLTLDHSDAWRAQIPQALTLKLMLDQEAERTRMERIRLQQGCIELMKELRLSRDRTDSGIPLPQFLIPVLALLAFAGLIIISLLLSKNYGLRHPGGVIGSVIHYPQDMAEMPPEKKAGYYSL, via the exons ATGCATTTTCTTGGCATTCTTCTGCTCATGTTGGGCGATATAACACTGGGGGTTTCCCTTCCAGTAG ATACTGTCATAGTGCAGGTGCAGCAGAGGGGCGTGGTGGGTTCTCACCAGGTCATGGAGCAGGTCCTTCTTAACGGGGTCTCTTTAACTGGCACAAGTCAGGAAGTTGGAAGAATTATTAGAACTATATCAGCTGGTGCGCTCTTTCCAGCCTTTGTCAATAACAACCAGACTTCAGTTCTGA GAAACCACACTCTGTTACGTTCTCGTGAATGCATACTGGAGGGGTCTCAGCTGCACTGGACTGACCGTGTGTTTTGTGATGGGGCACTGTGTCTAACCCTGGATCACAGTGATGCATGGAGGGCACAAATACCTCAAGCACTCACACTGAAACTGATGTTGGATCAAGAAGCAGAGCGCACAAGAATGGAGAGGATTCGCCTCCAGCAGGGATGCATCGAGCTTATGAAGGAATTGAGGCTTTCTCGGGACAGGACTG ATTCAGGGATTCCTTTGCCTCAGTTTCTAATCCCCGTCTTGGCACTCCTGGCATTTGCTGGACTTATCATAATCAGCCTTCTTCTCTCCAAGAACTATG GTCTGAGGCACCCTGGAG GTGTTATTGGCTCAGTCATACATTATCCTCAAGACATGGCGGAAATGCCTCCAGAGAAAAAAGCTGGTTATTATTCTTTATAA
- the LOC121519692 gene encoding cell division cycle protein 20 homolog encodes MAHGFENDIQRILKLDVPIRNACKRKASSSSTFAFNALTPGKPANASVGLSKTPNKTPGKNKRATPSKTGGDRFIPIRNNKQMDVASFLITKENEPMDTNNAENQKAWSLSLNGYNIEEAKILHLGGKPLNAPEGCQSSLNVIYSHSTSPAPVNKTRYISSTPYSILDAPELRNDFYLNLFDWSSQNVLAVALQNSVYLWDATEGEITLLTKLKHEEDYICSLSWTKEGSYIAIGTSDGEVQLWDVDSQKHLRTMISHTARVGSLSWNDHILSSGSRSGHIHHHDVRVSEHHISTLTGHSEEVCGLKWSTDGRYLASGGNDNLVCIWPRVQEGSFGNSSQMVHCLSDHQGAVKALAWCPWQSYILASGGGTSDRHIRTWNVNSGSCINSLNTQSQISSLLFAPNHKELVSAHGYAHNNVVIWKYPTFTKVAELNGHEDRVLSLSLSPDYSTVATIAADETIRLWKCFELDPLEKKAKEKMAKSSCSVMYQSIR; translated from the exons ATGGCACACGGCTTTGAGAATGACATCCAGAGAATCCTGAAGCTGGATGTGCCCATCAGAAACGCTTGCAAGAGAAAGGCCAGCTCCTCCAGCACATTTGCCTTTAACGCCCTGACACCTGGCAAGCCTGCTAATGCCTCCGTGGGTTTATCAAAGACGCCAAACAAAACACCTG GTAAAAACAAGAGAGCGACACCTTCAAAGACGGGGGGAGACCGCTTCATTCCCATCAGAAACAACAAGCAAATGGATGTAGCAAGTTTCCTGATCACAAAGGAGAACGAACCTATGGACACAAACAATGCA GAAAACCAGAAAGCATGGTCTCTGTCATTAAATGGATACAACATTGAAGAAGCAAAGATTTTGCACCTTGGAGGGAAGCCCCTAAATGCTCCTGAAG gCTGCCAGAGCAGCTTAAACGTTATCTACAGTCACTCTACATCTCCTGCCCCAGTCAACAAGACAAGATACATTTCTTCAACTCCATATAGTATCTTGGATGCTCCTGAGCTTCGAAATGATTTCT ATTTAAACCTCTTTGACTGGAGCAGTCAAAATGTTCTTGCTGTGGCGCTTCAGAACAGTGTTTACTTATGGGACGCCACTGAAGGAGAGATTACTTTACTCACTAAGTTGAAGCATGAGGAGGATTACATCTGCTCACTGTCTTGGACTAAAGAGGGAAGCTACATTGCTATAGGAACAAGTGACGGTGAAGTTCAG CTGTGGGATGTTGACAGTCAGAAGCATTTACGCACTATGATTAGTCATACAGCTAGAGTTGGCAGCCTAAGCTGGAATGATCACATCCTTTCCAG TGGCTCAAGATCAGGGCACATCCACCATCATGATGTGAGGGTTTCAGAACATCACATCTCCACACTTACAGGTCACTCGGAGGAGGTGTGTGGGCTGAAGTGGTCAACTGATGGACGATACTTAGCCAGTGGAGGCAATGACAACCTGGTGTGTATATGGCCTCGTGTGCAGGAGGGGAGCTTTGGTAACAGCAGCCAAATGGTGCACTGCTTGAGTGATCATCAAGGAGCTGTCAAG GCTTTGGCCTGGTGTCCATGGCAGTCATATATCCTTGCATCTGGAGGAGGCACCAGTGACCGTCACATCCGTACTTGGAATGTCAACAGTGGCTCTTGCATCAATTCACTCAACACTCAGTCACAG ATCTCCTCACTTTTGTTTGCACCAAACCACAAAGAGCTTGTCTCAGCTCATGGCTATGCACACAACAATGTCGTTATCTGGAAGTACCCCACCTTCACCAAGGTTGCAGAGCTAAATG GCCATGAGGACAGAGTTCTCAGTCTGTCGCTGAGTCCAGACTACTCCACTGTTGCGACTATCGCTGCGGATGAGACAATCCGTCTGTGGAAGTGCTTTGAGCTGGATCCTTTGGAGAAGAAGGCCAAAGAGAAGATGGCAAAATCTAGTTGCAGTGTCATGTATCAATCAATCAGATAA